ATTTGATATTACCATCTTCAAGATCAAAGACATATGTGCTACTCATCTTTGATTGATCATCTTCCTCCTCACTGTACATAAAGGAATCATACCTAAAGATTATGCAGTTTCCTTGGACTCCAGAAAGATGAGATGCTGCGGAAGCTGCAAATGAGGACTGCTCACTCAGAAATAACACACTGTCTCCTAAACTTTTCACTGGTTCCCATATCTGGCCATCCAACTTGAACACAGTGATACTGAAAATGCTATTGTTGTCAATTGGCTTGAAATCCCAGTATTGCCTAACCCAAGAAGATATGTACATATTGACCAACAATAAATCACCACTTGATTCAACCAAGAAGTTCTTGGTGTCATCACCAAAACTTAAAGGCTCAATTGAGGTCAGATTTGATGAACAATTTGGGTCAATGATGGATGCCATTCCTATTTTGTCAATGGCATAGAACTTGCCATGGAAAGCAATAACATTCACATACTGTGAACACTGATCACCCAATTCAGTCCATTGGTTATCTCTGGAATTGAACATGGTCAATCCCCCAGAAGAAGAAGGCCCAAGCAATACATACTCATCACTATCACAACTCAAACCCATAAAAGCAACCTTACCCATATGCAGGAATTGGCTTGTTCCTCTGGATGGATCATTGGCAGGCTTGTAATTTGTTCTGTATTGACGATCATACTCATGACCCAGTTGATAAACACGGGTATTCAATAAATCTATCACTCTTGGAAAGTGAAGGGTTTTGAAGGTGGAGTTGCAGAGTGGATGCAGCAGATGCATCCTGCCGGAGACATCTTCCTCTACCTTAATCAACCATTGTTGAGTTGATGGTTGGTTCTGATGAGTTCTTTCAGGCGATTCGATGAGGTATATGGTGCGTTTGGAGACGTGGTAATTGTTCGAACAGGTGGAAGAGTTATCAGAAACAGAGGAATGGCCGAGGAGATCTCGAGGCTTTGGTGGAGCTGCGGATCTCCAGGAGGGACAGACAGATCTAAAACGGAGATAATCCATCTGGGTTTCGAGTGTTTTGGCTATTAAGAGTAGGAGATCTCCTGGTAGCTCCGCCCACCCTGCCATgttcacagttttttttttctccaagaAGTTCATGAAGCGTTTGCTTAAAATGCCTCTCGGGTCCAAAGATGGACTCGtcattgatttgatttgatttaattaaaaatttaaaaaaatattaaaattaaaaataatgttaaaattaaaaattacaagaatGTCATATGATCCTccataaaaaatttattatctttctttttttgaagtaCCATTGACCCCAATAAATTGTTATTTAAAGCACAaaattgttagttttttttttccctcttttgcATCCTTCCTTTCCAAACTTTAttgatattttgacttttttgctGTTTGTTTTCTAGATTACGGCATTTCTTGGCATATAATCAATTGCAAAACCACAATAATTGTTGTTTATTTCCCTCTTGCTTTACAATGGTTAGACTCCAAAGGATCAACGCTAGATTTTTAGGAATTAGTTATGATAGGTATTTTAGTAGTTGGTATATCAATTATCCCAGCTGTTAAGTTATACGCACAAAATTTTATGTCCATCATGTGGAGCTCATGAATTCACTTGGATCCGATGTGACGTCCAACTCAACAATTGGGATAACTGAGTTACCAAACTTttgagatttttatcattttcattttgggATCCACCAAAACCTCATCAGGATAGCCGTTCGAATCGCATCTCCCCCCTTACCGCTTATgtgttaaataaaaaatatttgctTTGCGCATTAATTACAGTCACCATAGCTACATGCTTGCATCGTgtcataaataaaaaacaacacactttgtgtgtgtttggtgAAGCGTTGAGGAAATCTTATAATCTAGCTGTCCC
This genomic stretch from Tripterygium wilfordii isolate XIE 37 chromosome 22, ASM1340144v1, whole genome shotgun sequence harbors:
- the LOC119990610 gene encoding F-box protein SKIP23-like produces the protein MNFLEKKKTVNMAGWAELPGDLLLLIAKTLETQMDYLRFRSVCPSWRSAAPPKPRDLLGHSSVSDNSSTCSNNYHVSKRTIYLIESPERTHQNQPSTQQWLIKVEEDVSGRMHLLHPLCNSTFKTLHFPRVIDLLNTRVYQLGHEYDRQYRTNYKPANDPSRGTSQFLHMGKVAFMGLSCDSDEYVLLGPSSSGGLTMFNSRDNQWTELGDQCSQYVNVIAFHGKFYAIDKIGMASIIDPNCSSNLTSIEPLSFGDDTKNFLVESSGDLLLVNMYISSWVRQYWDFKPIDNNSIFSITVFKLDGQIWEPVKSLGDSVLFLSEQSSFAASAASHLSGVQGNCIIFRYDSFMYSEEEDDQSKMSSTYVFDLEDGNIKCAKEKPEYSNLFWPPPDWVTSV